The following DNA comes from Streptococcus canis.
TTCCATAGGATCCACAAAAATGTCTTCGCCAAACAAGTAGCCTGTCAGTGCCTCAAAGACCCTTGCTTCAATGACACCGTTAACTACACCTATCTCCTGATAGTCAATGGCACGGTCATCAGGATAAATAAATTAAATGGTCAGTTCTTGTGTATAACATGGCTACACTGGCACCCATTTAACCGCTGAAACACGCTGAATAGTTGACACCAATGCTACTGATAACCTTTCCTCTTCAAGTGGAGTAGCCAGAAACCAAATCAGTCCATGACACTGATGGCTGTTTATCAACTGGATGAGCTGGTGTCAATGACGTTAATGGTGTCAATAGACTAGGTTGAATTGATTTGTAATCATAAGTAATCATCTTGCGACGACGTTAACACCAAAAAGCCATTGCTTGTTAAATTTCCACATTCTGTATTTAGTTACCTTTTTGTCGGCATTTTCCTCAGTTTCATAATCTCCTTTGTTGGTGGTAAAATTATTCTTACGTCTTCTATTTACAAAAGCGATTACAAAACTAATCAATCTTTTCTCTTTTCCATCTTCTCTTATAACCTTTTTTACCCTTTTGGTCAGCATGTTCCTACGCCTTATCTTCTGATCGCTTTTCTGCGGGGCTTCTGTTACAATAGAACCATGACACGACTTGCAATCATGAGCGATCTTCATCTGGATCTCAACCACTTTGGACCTTTTGAGCGGAATACACTGATTGAGCTGCTCAAGCACGAAAAAATTGACCATCTCCATTTGGCAGGTGATATGGCCAACCATTTTTATCAGGACACTGAGCCCTTTCTTGCTGCCTTGGCTAATGAGGTCACCGTTACCTTTAATCTGGGCAACCACGATATGCTGGATGTGGCCGAAGCTGACATTGAAACACTCGACTTCAAGACTTATGCCCTTAATCCTAGCACCACGCTTCTTGCCTTTCACGGCTGGTACGACTATGGTTTTTCTGAGGAAATGGCTGGCGCGGATTATGTGGCCTTCAAGAACCGTTTCTGGTTTGACCGTCGGCTGAAACGGCCCTTGACGGATCCTGAACTCACAAAGGAGATTTGTCAAACCTTAGAAAAGACATTAGCTGCGCTTTCTGATCAGACCCTCATTGTGGCCATGCATTTTGTCCCCCACAGCATCTTTACCCTCAAACACCCAAAGGTAAAAGCCTTCAATGCTTTCTTAGGGAGCCCTGCTTTTCACGATATTTTTCGACGCTACGGTGTGAAAGAGGTTGTTTTTGGGCACAATCACAAGCGTTTTTCTCCTCAAACCATTGACGGGGTCACCTATCAATCAAGACCTCTAGGCTACACTAAGGAATGGCAGTTAACACGTGCCTTTATCCAGAAAAATCCCCCTACAACCATCCGAGGAAACTGGACCCCTAACAAGGCCTACCATGCCATCAAGGACCTAGCAACTTTTAAGGCTTATCAAACAGAGCATTTAGCGACTGAATTGCGAGATGCCATGATTATTTTTGACATTGATGACGAAAGGACAATACCATAAAGTGAACATTAAACGACAAACTCGTCTGGTTAAGATAGGGGCCCCTGTGACGATTTTAATTGGAAAAGACCATAAAGTATCCCTTTATAATGGAGACAGTCTTGAAGTTGATTTAGCAGAGGGACAAATTCAACTTATCGTTAAGCATAGTAGGCAAGCTGCGATCACTGTAAGTAATGAGGACAAATTGCTTCTCAAAGACAATCCTTTAAACCTTATCTTATTCTGGACTGGTGTTTTTCTGATTTTAGGAAGCCATGTCTTGCTGACCTTTGACAATCCTTGGTTATTTTACCTCACCCTAGCTGGCTTTATCAATATGATTGCAAGCTATTTTCTTCCAAGGTTTCAGTGGGAAGACAACTAAACCCAAGTCGATATGACTTGGGTTTTTCTTGTATTAGGCCGCTGAGGATTTTTCTTCGGCTAAAACCGTTTGTGCCCCTAGCAAACAGGTTAATAGAATGCTAGAACAAATATAAGGGTAGTATCTTCTGTGTTTCATTTGATACCTTCTTGATTATAATGTTAACAATCCTTGGCTAACTTAACATACATCGCTGCTCTTTGGGTAATGGTCTCAAATTTCCCTTGACTGGCCAAGCGGTTAAACTCCCCGCCAATTCCCAAGACTTGCGCTCCAGCAGCCAACCAGTCTGTGACGTTCCCTTCATTGACACCGCCTGTCACCATGACCTCTACTTGGGGCAAAGGAGATTTGATTGCCTGAATAAAGGGCATGCCGACTGTGGAACCAGGGAAAAGTTTCACCATATCAACACCTGATTCCAGAGCAGTTACCACTTCTGTAACGGTCATACAGCCTGGTAAATAAGGAACACCATAGCGATGACAAAGTCTTTCCACTGCCTGATTGAAATTGGGACCGACAATAAATTGAGCACCAGCTAAAATAGCTTGGCGAGCGGTAATATCATCCAAAATTGTTCCAGCACCAATTAAAACATCAGTATCTTCTTTGAAGCGTTCAGCCAATTGACCGATAACCTCACTAGCAAAGGGGTTAGTATAGGTGACTTCAATTGTCTTAATGCCACCTTCAATACTGGCCAGGCTGCAAGCTAAAGCTTCCTGACTAGACTCTCCTCGTACAACCAGGACAAGCCGATTAGCCTTAAGTTTGGTTAAGGTTTCTATTTTTCCCATATTCTTACCTCTGAACATCTCGTTGATTGCTTAAAATAGCTTCGACTTGTTGGACGCTGTGATAGAGCTGGTCTTCAGCTACCGTACACTTTAGGCTAGCTGTTGCCACTGCAAAATCAAGGCTGGTCTGCTTTTCGTTGCCTTCTAACAACTGATAAAGCAAGCCTGCCACAAAAGCATCACCACTTCCAACCCGTTGCAAGACTGGGGTCGTCACTTCACAGGATTCATAAAACTGTCCTTCATAGGCATAAGCCTTGAAATGATTGCTGCCTTGGGCATCAGTCGATCGCTCCGTATGGTAAATAGCTTGTAACTGATAACGCTGATAAAGTCCTGCCAGACGTTCTATAATCATCGTAGCATCTGCCTTGTTCCTATCAAACATGCCAAAATCATCACTGTCTAATAGCAAAGGTTCCATGCCAAAAACAATATCCGCGTATTGAGCAAAGTGGGAAAAGAGTCGTTTAGCATCAGCTACGGCAATCATACTAGACCGAAAGTTAAGGTCAAAGGAAACACAAATATCCCTTTTCTTAGCTTCTCTCGCAAGTATCTCAATCAGGTCCTGAGTTTTTTTACCCAGCGCCAAACTGATTCCACTAAAATGAAAGTGACTAATGTCTTCAAAAATGGCAGCTAAATTAAGACCGTTTTTATCTAAAGCTGAAAAGCTAGAGCCACAGCGGTCATAATAAACCTGACTAGCCCGACAGCCAAAGCCATTTTCCAAGTAATACAGCCCAACTCGGTTGCCCTGCCAAGCCGTCACCCCCATATCCACCCCACTTTGTTTTAAAAATTGATTGAAAGTATGGCCGATAGGATTGTCAGGTAGGGCGGTAAATAGCCTTGCTTCTAAGCCAAAACCGGCTAAGGTTCTTGCAATATTGACTTCTGAACCGCCGAAAAAAAGCTGAGCGTCGCAGGCATTGGTCAAGGGTTGACACTGATTGGGACTAACGCGAATCAGCGGTTCACCAACCAATAATAATTTAGACATGTGACCTCCTTTCCTCGTCAAAATGAGATTACTGTTCAAGCACTGTCTTCAAATAAGTCACTAATTCTGACGGCTCTGCATTAGCAAAGAAGTACTCTTTGAAATGAGCTCCAGAAACTGTTTCTTTGAGGAAGTCTTGGTCGATGTCTTTGACAATCGCCAACAAATCCCTATAAGTAATCTTTTTCAAATCACTTAAAATACGAGCATTACGTTGTTCAGGAATAGCCCGCTCTTTAGGGTAACCACCACCCATCGGTTCTGCAAAGAGGCGTTCAAATATTAAGGTCAAATTCAACTCTGCTCCCCAACCAAAGCCTTTGGCAAAGGGAATAGACAAGGCATTACCACCATTGATTTGAGAAAAGAGGTAGGCTTCTGTTGGCTCACTTGCAAAGCCACAGGTAACCCCTGGAAAGCTGTTCAAGGCCAACATAGCTCCAACACCTGTCCCACAACCAGTCACCACAAAATCGGCCGCCTTAGTGGTCAATAAAATAGAAGCTAAGAGTCCATTTTGAACATAGGTCAACTGACTTTCGCCTTCTGTGCCATACATGCCATAGTTAAAGACTTGATAGCCGTGTTTATCTGTCACTGAGGTAAGGGCATCGTAAATAATACCATTTTTAGCCGCTTGGCTATTTTCATTAATTAATGCAATTTTCATATAAAGTCTCTTTCTAGTGTGTGATTAAGGTTGTTTTCCAATATAAGCTAAAATACCACCATCAACATAAAGAATATGGCCGTTAACAAAGTTACTGGCATCGCTGGCTAAGAAAACAGCTGGTCCAGCTAGGTCTTCAGTGCTTCCCCAACGAGCTGCGGGTGTTTTAGCAATGATAAATTGATCAAAAGGATGACGGCTGCCGTCTGCTTGTCGCTCTCTCAATGGCGCTGTTTGTGGCGTTGCAATGTAGCCAGGACCAATTCCATTACACTGAATATTAGCTTCTCCAAATTCAGAGGCTATATTTTTGGTTAACATTTTCAAGCCACCTTTAGCCGCCGCGTAGGCACTAACAGTTTCACGTCCCAATTCGCTCATCATGGAACAAATATTAATAATTTTACCATGTCCCTTTGCAATCATAGATGGCAAAACTGCTTTTGACACAATAAAAGGTGCATTTAAATCAATATCAATGACTTGACGAAAATCTTCTGCGGCCATTTCAAGCATAGGCGTACGTCTAATAATACCTGCATTATTGACCAGAATATCAATAACACCTACTTCTGATTCAATTTGACTAACCATCTGTTGAATACCAGCCTCATCAGTCACATCACAAATGTAACCGTGAGCTTTTATCCCCAACTCTTGATAAGCTGCTAATCCTTTATCAACTAATTCTTGGTTAATGTCATTAAACACAATGGTTGCACCTGCTTGGGCATAGGCTTTGGCAATTTCAAAACCAATGCCGTAGGAGGCCCCAGTAATCAAGGCAATCTTTCCTTGTAATGAAAACATATCTTTCATAGCAAACTCCTTTTTGTTATTATATTAAGTAAACCTGTTTACCAAAACTATAACAAAGTAAACTGGTTTTGTCAATGGTTTTATGAAAACGGTTCAAAAAACCAAGCTATCCCAAATGATGACTAGTTGAATCTTGAGTTTTTTGATGATTTTGACGTGTTTTCTACATTAGAGGCTTATCAAAAGTGACTATTTTTACTTTTCTAGCACTATTGGTTACTTTTTATTTTTGAAAAAATCTTTACGAAAAAGTATTGACAAAGATTTTTGAAAGCGCTACAATGTTTTTAAGTAAACCGGTAAACTAAAAGGAGTTTTATCATGATTGCTATTATTGTTATGGGACATGGGCACTTTGCGAGTGGGATTGTCTCATCCCTCGAGTTAATTACAGGGCAACAAGAAAAGGTCACTGCTATTGATTTTACTGCTGAGATGACTGCCACTGATGTAGAAGACCAATTATCTCAAGCCTTGGTTCCAGAAGAAGAGACCTTGATTCTTTGTGACCTTCTTGGGGGAACCCCTTTTAAAGTTGCTGCCACCCTAATGGAATCCCGTCCTCAAACCAAATGGAACGTCTTAGCTGGTCTTAATCTAAGCATGCTGATTGAAGCTAGTTTTGCCAGACAAACAGCAGCATCTTTCGATGATCTGGTCACAACTCTCTTAACCTCTTCAAAAGAAGGTATTGTCGATTGGCAGTCACTTTCTCAACAAGAAGATGATGCGATAACTGATGACTTAGGAGGTATTTAATGACACGACCTTTCAAAACCATTGCCCTTGAACCTATTAAGCAGGCTGAACGATTTACCAAGGAGGAATTTCTAAGCCAAGAAGACATTACTCATGCCCTTGACTTAGCCCTCAAACAAGTCCGTCTAAACATGGACTATTTTAAAGAAGACTTTCCAACGCCAGCTACCAAAGCTAACCAATATGCCATTATGGACAATACGGAATGGACTAATGCCTTTTGGACAGGCTGTCTTTGGTTAGCTTACGAATACAGTGG
Coding sequences within:
- a CDS encoding metallophosphoesterase; its protein translation is MTRLAIMSDLHLDLNHFGPFERNTLIELLKHEKIDHLHLAGDMANHFYQDTEPFLAALANEVTVTFNLGNHDMLDVAEADIETLDFKTYALNPSTTLLAFHGWYDYGFSEEMAGADYVAFKNRFWFDRRLKRPLTDPELTKEICQTLEKTLAALSDQTLIVAMHFVPHSIFTLKHPKVKAFNAFLGSPAFHDIFRRYGVKEVVFGHNHKRFSPQTIDGVTYQSRPLGYTKEWQLTRAFIQKNPPTTIRGNWTPNKAYHAIKDLATFKAYQTEHLATELRDAMIIFDIDDERTIP
- a CDS encoding bifunctional 4-hydroxy-2-oxoglutarate aldolase/2-dehydro-3-deoxy-phosphogluconate aldolase; this translates as MGKIETLTKLKANRLVLVVRGESSQEALACSLASIEGGIKTIEVTYTNPFASEVIGQLAERFKEDTDVLIGAGTILDDITARQAILAGAQFIVGPNFNQAVERLCHRYGVPYLPGCMTVTEVVTALESGVDMVKLFPGSTVGMPFIQAIKSPLPQVEVMVTGGVNEGNVTDWLAAGAQVLGIGGEFNRLASQGKFETITQRAAMYVKLAKDC
- a CDS encoding sugar kinase, coding for MSKLLLVGEPLIRVSPNQCQPLTNACDAQLFFGGSEVNIARTLAGFGLEARLFTALPDNPIGHTFNQFLKQSGVDMGVTAWQGNRVGLYYLENGFGCRASQVYYDRCGSSFSALDKNGLNLAAIFEDISHFHFSGISLALGKKTQDLIEILAREAKKRDICVSFDLNFRSSMIAVADAKRLFSHFAQYADIVFGMEPLLLDSDDFGMFDRNKADATMIIERLAGLYQRYQLQAIYHTERSTDAQGSNHFKAYAYEGQFYESCEVTTPVLQRVGSGDAFVAGLLYQLLEGNEKQTSLDFAVATASLKCTVAEDQLYHSVQQVEAILSNQRDVQR
- a CDS encoding RpiB/LacA/LacB family sugar-phosphate isomerase, coding for MKIALINENSQAAKNGIIYDALTSVTDKHGYQVFNYGMYGTEGESQLTYVQNGLLASILLTTKAADFVVTGCGTGVGAMLALNSFPGVTCGFASEPTEAYLFSQINGGNALSIPFAKGFGWGAELNLTLIFERLFAEPMGGGYPKERAIPEQRNARILSDLKKITYRDLLAIVKDIDQDFLKETVSGAHFKEYFFANAEPSELVTYLKTVLEQ
- a CDS encoding gluconate 5-dehydrogenase — its product is MKDMFSLQGKIALITGASYGIGFEIAKAYAQAGATIVFNDINQELVDKGLAAYQELGIKAHGYICDVTDEAGIQQMVSQIESEVGVIDILVNNAGIIRRTPMLEMAAEDFRQVIDIDLNAPFIVSKAVLPSMIAKGHGKIINICSMMSELGRETVSAYAAAKGGLKMLTKNIASEFGEANIQCNGIGPGYIATPQTAPLRERQADGSRHPFDQFIIAKTPAARWGSTEDLAGPAVFLASDASNFVNGHILYVDGGILAYIGKQP
- a CDS encoding PTS sugar transporter subunit IIA, with the translated sequence MIAIIVMGHGHFASGIVSSLELITGQQEKVTAIDFTAEMTATDVEDQLSQALVPEEETLILCDLLGGTPFKVAATLMESRPQTKWNVLAGLNLSMLIEASFARQTAASFDDLVTTLLTSSKEGIVDWQSLSQQEDDAITDDLGGI